The proteins below are encoded in one region of Desulfovibrio sp. Huiquan2017:
- a CDS encoding AEC family transporter: protein MENFIVISVFVCIGGLLRRLPVFPAQTAQALNLFALYVALPAVILLKAPHIRFSQEMLLPAVVPWAMLLFSAALVLWGGKVFRWSREVVGVLLLVVPIGNTSFMGVPMVTAFFGEQGLPALIIYDQVGTTLIFAVYGSVILAVYGSNMRIRPGKIAGRALLFPPTMALILGLCIRSWPYPEPVLDFLKTLSAMLTPLVMTAIGFQLKIRLSPTTLRPLGFGLILKLVAAPLIALAGCRLLGFDTLAANVSIFEAGMPPMVVAGTMAMAAGLAPELAAATISLGMVLSFLSLPLLYWVL from the coding sequence GTGGAAAACTTCATCGTCATCAGTGTGTTCGTCTGCATCGGGGGGCTGCTCAGGCGGCTTCCGGTCTTCCCGGCCCAGACCGCCCAGGCGCTCAATCTCTTCGCGCTCTACGTGGCGCTGCCCGCCGTCATCCTTCTCAAGGCTCCCCATATCCGGTTCTCGCAGGAAATGCTGCTCCCGGCGGTCGTTCCCTGGGCCATGCTGCTCTTTTCCGCCGCATTGGTCCTGTGGGGCGGGAAGGTCTTCCGCTGGTCTCGGGAAGTGGTGGGCGTGTTGCTGCTGGTCGTACCCATAGGGAATACTTCCTTCATGGGCGTCCCCATGGTGACGGCGTTCTTCGGAGAGCAGGGGCTTCCCGCGCTGATAATATACGATCAGGTGGGGACGACACTCATCTTTGCCGTTTACGGTTCCGTGATCCTCGCCGTCTATGGAAGCAACATGCGGATACGGCCGGGCAAGATCGCCGGAAGAGCCCTCTTGTTTCCCCCGACCATGGCGCTCATCCTCGGCCTGTGCATCCGCTCCTGGCCCTATCCTGAACCGGTGCTCGATTTCCTGAAAACACTTTCCGCCATGCTCACACCGCTGGTCATGACGGCAATAGGATTCCAGCTCAAGATCCGTCTCAGCCCGACCACACTTCGCCCATTGGGATTCGGACTGATCCTCAAGTTGGTTGCGGCGCCCTTGATCGCCCTGGCTGGCTGCCGTCTGCTCGGTTTCGACACCCTGGCCGCGAACGTCTCCATATTCGAGGCCGGGATGCCCCCCATGGTGGTTGCGGGCACCATGGCCATGGCCGCCGGATTGGCCCCGGAGTTGGCCGCCGCCACCATCAGCCTGGGCATGGTCTTGTCCTTCCTCTCGCTACCGTTGTTGTATTGGGTGCTCTAA
- a CDS encoding glycosyltransferase family 39 protein: MLEQCIGHGKSAYRRGAEALDKWDSFVAAHRRRSLWIMVVLVVAVSLLIRYATAQRIDMGGDAFFKWGLIREAIAHGPLPVAHIHHGLRWALNFPVYFIQLAFGDSVGNYYIWPMLSSTVTAVFSFLLIERIANWRWGALAAMFVMTSGRAAKNGSQFLPLGPCTMYMLGALFFLVLYLQTGKKRAVVASAILLFFSYGAKITAIYYFPAFLLVLLLCPVSPSQTMRRRFPSMLIFVAVLGLLFAAETGLIYKTTGEPGRITALNTGAHGTSKDEAASLFSHGINKARKYFASNPYALPPYPDNIEWRSFSVTPFQYALSIFVYLKAYRGFIVCLFMYIAAILAGIIVYRRRKELYPLAVPYLFGFLGHAYAIRSIDPFIRPERILSRYLTLVTVLSMLVLLGFVYKKYVSGNTKAKKRITIFITLLLLAQSADHFIKHARIPNGIQHALNNQRVVEQARQEHRAIAVSAASYKFPWGYACFFGKLDAEDASAHGSSGFPIIGHHRKLESLWGKLNPDTITSPQYIAMNWAFDKTEKKLARFYEINSFGYEDRALENYLVFVEYNGNTPQEALNNYVELEVR; this comes from the coding sequence ATGCTCGAACAGTGTATAGGCCATGGAAAGTCGGCGTATAGACGCGGGGCGGAGGCGCTGGACAAATGGGATTCATTTGTGGCCGCCCACCGCCGCCGTTCGTTGTGGATCATGGTTGTGCTTGTCGTGGCCGTCTCTCTTCTGATCCGATATGCGACGGCCCAACGCATTGACATGGGGGGAGACGCCTTTTTCAAATGGGGGCTTATCCGGGAGGCCATAGCGCACGGGCCCCTTCCCGTCGCCCATATCCACCATGGCTTGCGGTGGGCCCTGAACTTCCCGGTATATTTCATTCAATTGGCGTTTGGGGACTCCGTGGGCAACTATTACATTTGGCCCATGCTGTCCTCCACGGTGACTGCCGTTTTCTCCTTTTTGCTTATCGAGCGAATAGCCAATTGGCGGTGGGGGGCCCTGGCCGCGATGTTCGTCATGACGTCAGGCCGCGCCGCCAAGAATGGCAGCCAGTTCCTCCCCCTTGGGCCATGTACCATGTACATGCTCGGCGCATTGTTCTTTTTGGTTCTCTACCTGCAAACCGGAAAAAAGAGGGCGGTGGTCGCCAGCGCCATCCTGCTGTTCTTCAGTTACGGCGCGAAAATAACGGCGATATATTACTTCCCCGCATTTTTGCTGGTCCTTCTGCTGTGCCCGGTGTCGCCTTCGCAAACAATGCGTCGGCGTTTTCCCTCCATGCTCATTTTCGTCGCGGTTCTCGGGCTCCTGTTTGCGGCGGAGACCGGCCTGATCTACAAGACAACAGGAGAACCCGGAAGAATCACCGCGTTGAACACCGGAGCGCATGGGACAAGCAAAGACGAGGCGGCCTCCCTTTTTTCCCATGGCATCAACAAAGCTCGAAAATATTTCGCCAGCAATCCCTATGCGTTGCCACCATACCCCGACAACATCGAGTGGAGAAGCTTCTCCGTTACCCCATTTCAGTATGCACTCAGCATTTTTGTTTACCTGAAAGCGTACCGGGGATTCATTGTTTGCCTGTTCATGTACATTGCCGCGATACTCGCGGGGATCATTGTGTACCGGCGCAGGAAAGAGCTATACCCCTTGGCTGTTCCGTATCTTTTTGGTTTCTTGGGGCACGCCTACGCCATACGGTCGATCGACCCGTTCATCAGGCCGGAGCGTATTCTGAGCAGATACCTGACACTCGTAACCGTACTGAGCATGTTGGTTCTTCTCGGTTTTGTTTATAAAAAGTATGTAAGCGGAAATACGAAAGCGAAGAAGCGGATCACCATTTTCATTACACTGCTTCTCCTGGCGCAATCCGCAGACCATTTTATCAAGCATGCCCGCATACCAAACGGTATACAACATGCGTTGAACAATCAGCGGGTTGTTGAACAAGCCCGGCAGGAGCATCGCGCCATAGCGGTCTCCGCCGCCTCCTACAAATTCCCCTGGGGATATGCCTGTTTCTTCGGGAAATTGGATGCGGAAGACGCTTCCGCTCACGGGTCTTCGGGTTTCCCAATCATCGGGCACCATCGGAAATTGGAAAGCCTGTGGGGGAAGCTGAATCCCGATACCATTACCTCCCCACAATACATCGCGATGAATTGGGCTTTCGACAAGACGGAGAAGAAGCTCGCCAGATTCTATGAGATCAATTCCTTCGGCTACGAAGACCGCGCACTGGAAAACTACCTTGTTTTTGTCGAATATAACGGCAATACGCCACAGGAAGCCCTGAACAATTACGTTGAGCTCGAAGTGCGGTAA
- a CDS encoding pentapeptide repeat-containing protein, protein MTCCKCEEHKWDDPQEVVYTDPANGKEYCLFHAPADCKGISVDAFNEKALERIKAASVSGGVDVLCNLSGTIFPGDFNAKGHDFPAINLFRAVFTQGAHFGGARFGGMAIFSDVHFGGKVNFNKARFKTGAVFSGCRFKGYPNFYRANFAGETSFSKAIFDEDTCFDMAGFEEAVDFTSAHFLGGAKFSGVSFGAEALFKGVSFACGTKFTTVQVKGVIVFDAIQAAEGAVLEFVDCIVSPSVLVFQNCDLTCCDFSLQRDLTNIHFVNSSWENKCRIKPNGEDQKGKLQLTRDFYQRMKAKYKGENNEYEASKWHVAEKEAQLKLFRWNGESKFLWIMLWLYKFVSGFGENAARAFWVLIGLAVLPLLALTCMGVVHHSPWWDFDMAGIHQIIKDWLKFIPLARTIGEDEPGGLHVLMIFWQLLITLQAALFAFALRNRFRR, encoded by the coding sequence ATGACCTGCTGCAAGTGTGAAGAGCACAAATGGGATGACCCGCAAGAGGTGGTTTACACGGACCCCGCGAATGGTAAGGAGTATTGTTTATTTCATGCTCCAGCTGACTGCAAGGGGATTTCTGTCGATGCGTTTAATGAGAAGGCGTTAGAGCGCATAAAGGCAGCGTCCGTTTCCGGAGGAGTTGACGTTCTCTGCAATTTGAGCGGTACAATTTTCCCTGGGGATTTCAATGCCAAGGGGCATGATTTTCCCGCAATAAATTTATTCAGAGCCGTGTTCACTCAGGGCGCACATTTTGGTGGTGCCCGTTTTGGCGGGATGGCCATCTTCTCCGACGTTCACTTCGGTGGGAAAGTGAACTTCAACAAAGCTCGTTTCAAGACGGGGGCAGTCTTTAGCGGGTGCCGGTTTAAGGGATACCCGAATTTCTACAGGGCCAACTTTGCCGGGGAGACATCTTTCAGCAAGGCCATCTTCGATGAAGATACGTGTTTTGACATGGCCGGTTTCGAGGAGGCTGTAGACTTCACTTCAGCGCATTTTCTGGGCGGAGCCAAGTTCTCCGGGGTCAGCTTCGGGGCGGAAGCCCTCTTCAAGGGGGTCTCTTTCGCGTGCGGCACGAAATTTACCACCGTGCAGGTCAAGGGAGTGATTGTTTTCGATGCAATCCAAGCAGCGGAAGGCGCTGTCCTCGAATTTGTTGATTGCATCGTTTCCCCCTCGGTTCTTGTCTTTCAGAATTGCGATCTCACTTGTTGTGATTTCAGCCTGCAGCGCGACCTTACCAATATTCACTTCGTCAACTCCTCTTGGGAGAATAAATGCCGAATCAAACCAAATGGGGAAGATCAGAAGGGTAAGCTTCAGCTCACCCGCGATTTTTATCAGCGGATGAAGGCCAAGTACAAGGGCGAGAACAACGAATACGAAGCCTCCAAGTGGCATGTGGCGGAAAAGGAAGCGCAGTTGAAGTTGTTTCGCTGGAATGGCGAATCGAAATTCCTTTGGATCATGCTCTGGCTGTATAAGTTTGTTAGTGGATTCGGCGAAAATGCGGCGCGGGCTTTCTGGGTGTTGATTGGGCTCGCTGTGCTTCCATTACTGGCCCTGACCTGCATGGGGGTTGTCCATCATTCCCCGTGGTGGGATTTTGATATGGCGGGCATACATCAGATCATCAAGGACTGGCTCAAGTTCATCCCGCTGGCCCGGACCATTGGCGAGGACGAACCGGGCGGACTGCATGTGCTTATGATCTTCTGGCAGCTCCTTATCACTCTCCAAGCGGCCCTGTTCGCGTTTGCATTGCGGAACCGATTCCGGCGCTAA
- a CDS encoding transposase, with product MEGTNNKIKTLKRQACGHRDTEFLKLKIMGIHEAKSALAG from the coding sequence ATCGAAGGAACCAACAACAAGATAAAGACGCTGAAACGGCAGGCCTGCGGCCACCGGGATACCGAATTCCTCAAGCTCAAAATCATGGGCATCCATGAAGCGAAGTCTGCTTTAGCCGGATGA
- the ccsA gene encoding cytochrome c biogenesis protein CcsA: protein MSARLILHIIICSLGYLLFGITCVIAFVYLKRERAIKTKAYRLGKGFRWSLHDLDRGLFISLTLGFVAMGLGLLMGMALQGAKYGMVDLTSPRILFPAVIWLFYLLVLSFRITMGLRGKIPSYMAVYGFHAVVLSFAMELYLATT from the coding sequence ATGTCAGCACGTTTGATTCTTCATATTATCATTTGCTCTCTGGGCTATTTGCTTTTCGGAATCACCTGCGTGATCGCCTTTGTCTATCTGAAGAGAGAAAGAGCGATTAAGACCAAGGCGTACAGATTGGGTAAGGGATTTCGCTGGAGTCTCCACGATCTGGACCGTGGTCTTTTTATCTCCCTGACCCTCGGTTTTGTCGCTATGGGCCTGGGGCTTCTCATGGGCATGGCTCTTCAGGGTGCCAAATATGGAATGGTTGATCTGACTTCGCCGCGGATACTCTTTCCAGCCGTCATTTGGCTTTTCTATCTGCTCGTTTTGTCCTTCAGGATAACCATGGGGCTGCGCGGTAAAATTCCTTCCTATATGGCTGTCTATGGTTTTCATGCAGTCGTACTGTCCTTTGCCATGGAGCTCTATCTGGCGACAACCTGA
- a CDS encoding Spy/CpxP family protein refolding chaperone has protein sequence MKKMLIIGVLTGVAMLGACTKFAAMKGPFDGNKVNTAFVEYVVDKVEDRLDLTEEQRDQFKAMVERMAARALEQRPEVDALRAKMAEEIRKPRLDMDTLETLMKERMQFFRIIMEEEKDAFVAFHANLTDEQKGALAQLILDHGKNGWHGAH, from the coding sequence ATGAAAAAGATGCTGATTATCGGTGTATTGACCGGGGTTGCCATGCTTGGTGCCTGCACCAAATTCGCAGCGATGAAGGGCCCCTTCGATGGCAATAAAGTCAACACTGCTTTTGTTGAGTATGTTGTTGATAAAGTCGAAGACAGGCTTGATTTGACTGAAGAACAGCGTGATCAGTTCAAAGCAATGGTGGAGAGAATGGCCGCCAGGGCGCTTGAACAACGTCCCGAGGTCGATGCGTTGCGCGCAAAAATGGCTGAGGAAATCCGCAAGCCCCGACTCGACATGGATACGCTGGAAACTTTAATGAAAGAGCGCATGCAGTTCTTCCGCATCATTATGGAAGAAGAGAAGGATGCCTTTGTCGCTTTTCATGCAAACCTGACGGATGAACAAAAAGGCGCTTTGGCCCAACTGATTCTTGATCATGGCAAGAATGGCTGGCACGGCGCCCACTAA
- a CDS encoding response regulator transcription factor gives MANTILVIEDDADLQQLLKEYLAGFGYTVHSEGTPEAGLDTFKSLSPDLVILDVMLPGINGFEVCRRIRQDSQIPIIMLTARGDVMDRVAGLEIGADDYLPKPFEPRELVARIQSILRRSQHNMTSGKGEFGSLRIDYDGRAALLNGEDIGLTTNEFNALAVLARNSGKTFSRDDLMQELRGLDSESFNRSIDITMSRIRQKLGDDPKHPRYIKTIWGTGYVFIGQGSEDG, from the coding sequence ATGGCAAATACCATTTTAGTCATCGAAGACGACGCCGATCTCCAGCAACTCCTGAAAGAGTATCTTGCCGGGTTCGGTTATACAGTCCATTCCGAAGGAACGCCCGAAGCGGGGTTGGATACCTTCAAATCCCTTTCTCCGGACCTGGTCATTCTGGATGTCATGCTCCCCGGAATAAACGGCTTCGAGGTCTGTCGCCGTATTCGCCAGGACTCGCAGATTCCGATCATCATGCTTACCGCTCGCGGTGACGTCATGGATCGGGTGGCCGGGCTTGAAATCGGTGCCGATGACTACTTGCCCAAGCCGTTTGAACCTCGTGAACTCGTCGCCCGTATCCAATCCATCCTGCGTCGCAGCCAGCATAACATGACGTCCGGAAAAGGAGAGTTCGGCTCACTTCGTATTGACTACGATGGCCGTGCCGCATTGCTCAACGGGGAAGACATTGGCCTGACCACCAATGAATTCAACGCGCTTGCCGTTTTGGCTCGCAACTCCGGAAAGACATTCAGCAGGGACGATCTTATGCAAGAGCTGCGAGGCCTGGACAGTGAATCTTTCAACCGCTCCATAGATATCACCATGAGCCGCATCCGCCAGAAGCTCGGCGACGACCCCAAGCATCCCAGATACATCAAGACAATCTGGGGAACCGGCTATGTCTTTATCGGGCAAGGAAGTGAAGATGGCTAG
- a CDS encoding HAMP domain-containing sensor histidine kinase, with translation MARVCRRIRQSLFTKLALVLVMGVVAINAVTIHLYTTQKREYDTTLNLSLLQYARHLADQVGSPPDRSRAEALARQRPMRITYTGKASWVVGETEETFPERFLVPRFSQEGIEILNLHENYRLRVPLASGGLLIFDLFSTEAERSALRQFGVYFLVASCLIMLAIYLVLRLLLRPIEWLTEGAESVRDGKLDTRVQTRGSGQLRELCETFNQMAIRLETLVTGQRDLVLGVSHELRTPLTRLKLRFEMLDTEVDTTAIKQDVRQMETMITSLLETAKMHHGADGIRAQSTDMAQLVARVANGYQAQPPGIVLDIPQEPVMAMVDPQKMTIALNTLLDNAIKYSAPDGPSVEVSLRVRGDEVSISITDHGIGIPEESISHLFDPFYRVDESRTRDTGGYGLGLYLCQTIIKAHRAHIEVESTLGVGTTFRVIFQS, from the coding sequence ATGGCTAGAGTTTGTCGAAGAATCAGGCAATCCCTGTTCACTAAATTGGCCTTGGTGCTCGTCATGGGGGTTGTGGCCATCAATGCCGTCACCATCCATCTCTACACCACCCAGAAACGTGAATATGACACCACGTTAAATCTGAGTTTACTGCAGTATGCCCGTCACCTTGCCGACCAAGTCGGCTCCCCGCCAGACAGGAGTAGGGCGGAGGCTCTGGCTCGCCAACGGCCCATGCGCATCACCTATACGGGGAAAGCTTCATGGGTGGTTGGTGAAACGGAAGAGACGTTTCCAGAAAGATTCCTTGTGCCACGCTTCTCTCAAGAGGGGATTGAAATACTCAATCTTCATGAGAATTACAGACTGCGCGTTCCGCTTGCCTCTGGTGGGCTTTTGATTTTTGACCTGTTTTCCACAGAAGCTGAACGGTCTGCGTTGCGTCAATTCGGGGTTTATTTCCTCGTTGCCTCTTGCCTGATCATGCTGGCCATCTACCTTGTCCTGCGGCTCCTCCTTCGGCCCATCGAATGGTTGACCGAGGGGGCCGAGTCTGTTCGGGATGGCAAGCTTGACACACGTGTGCAGACGAGAGGTTCCGGCCAACTCAGAGAGCTCTGTGAAACCTTTAACCAAATGGCGATTCGGCTGGAAACCCTTGTGACAGGGCAACGGGACCTGGTGCTTGGAGTCAGCCATGAGTTGCGAACTCCGCTGACCCGCCTCAAGCTACGATTTGAAATGCTGGACACCGAGGTCGACACCACGGCTATCAAGCAGGATGTGCGGCAAATGGAAACCATGATCACCTCGCTGCTGGAAACTGCGAAAATGCACCACGGAGCCGATGGTATCCGGGCACAGTCAACGGATATGGCTCAACTTGTTGCCCGCGTTGCGAACGGGTATCAAGCCCAGCCTCCCGGCATTGTGCTGGACATCCCTCAAGAGCCAGTCATGGCAATGGTCGACCCACAAAAAATGACTATTGCCTTGAACACGTTGCTGGACAACGCAATCAAGTATTCCGCCCCGGACGGTCCGTCTGTCGAGGTCTCGCTGCGAGTGAGAGGCGATGAGGTCAGCATTAGCATCACAGACCACGGCATAGGCATCCCGGAAGAATCGATCAGTCACCTTTTTGATCCTTTCTACAGAGTGGATGAATCGCGAACCCGCGACACTGGGGGATATGGCCTGGGCCTTTATCTTTGCCAGACAATCATAAAAGCGCATAGGGCGCATATTGAAGTGGAGAGTACCTTAGGCGTGGGAACGACGTTTCGGGTAATTTTTCAGTCGTGA
- a CDS encoding radical SAM protein, translated as MELLNIYTDQCPSKTDDNEYKGFEQGPIRPPSEAESLLLRITRNCPWNQCTFCGLYKGQKFSLRPVDHILRDIDLVHQNVEKLLDLEKLHGRILFSHFNALENDPGFDRQAIYAAYNFIKNGMRSIFMQDGNSFILKPDDLVLILKHIRECFPDVDRITTYARSKSVAKVSDEDMIRIREAGLNRVHIGMESGSDKVLKAVKKGVDKATQIAAGQKVKRAGMELSEYWMLGLGGRSLSRENALETADALNQINPDFIRLRTLGLPDSAPLAAQYEAGKFDKMGEVETAQELLLMLDSLAEIDATVRSDHVLNLFQEVDGKITENREAMTKPVRTFLDLPPEEQMLFSIGRRTHCFSRFSDLNDPQKRSYAKQRCRELGVSLENWDHVVDQILKQFI; from the coding sequence ATGGAACTCTTGAACATATATACTGATCAATGTCCGTCTAAGACGGATGACAACGAGTATAAAGGCTTTGAACAGGGGCCGATCCGACCACCAAGCGAAGCCGAAAGCTTGCTTCTGCGTATCACCCGTAATTGTCCTTGGAACCAATGCACTTTCTGCGGGCTATACAAGGGCCAGAAATTCTCCTTGCGCCCGGTGGACCATATCCTGCGTGATATCGATCTGGTGCATCAAAACGTGGAAAAGCTTTTAGACCTTGAGAAGCTCCATGGGCGCATACTTTTTAGCCATTTTAATGCGTTAGAGAATGATCCCGGCTTTGACCGCCAAGCGATATACGCTGCCTACAATTTCATCAAAAACGGCATGCGCTCCATCTTCATGCAGGACGGCAACAGCTTCATTCTCAAACCGGATGATCTTGTTCTGATTCTGAAACACATCCGTGAATGCTTCCCGGATGTGGATCGCATCACGACCTATGCCCGTTCCAAATCCGTGGCAAAGGTCAGCGACGAAGACATGATACGGATTCGTGAAGCAGGCCTCAATCGCGTCCACATCGGCATGGAATCCGGATCGGACAAAGTCCTCAAGGCGGTCAAGAAGGGTGTGGACAAAGCCACTCAGATCGCGGCAGGGCAAAAGGTCAAACGTGCCGGCATGGAATTATCCGAATACTGGATGCTAGGGCTGGGTGGTCGCTCCCTGTCACGGGAGAACGCTCTTGAGACAGCAGACGCCTTGAACCAGATAAATCCGGACTTCATCAGACTGCGCACCCTGGGCCTGCCGGACAGCGCCCCCCTCGCGGCACAATATGAGGCTGGCAAATTCGACAAGATGGGCGAAGTTGAGACAGCGCAAGAACTCCTGCTCATGCTGGATTCATTGGCTGAAATCGACGCCACCGTACGCAGCGATCATGTCCTTAATCTCTTCCAGGAAGTTGATGGGAAAATCACTGAAAACAGAGAAGCCATGACTAAACCCGTAAGGACCTTTCTCGACCTGCCGCCAGAGGAACAGATGCTCTTCTCCATTGGCCGTCGCACTCATTGCTTTTCCCGTTTCTCGGACCTGAACGATCCCCAAAAACGGAGCTACGCAAAACAACGATGTCGTGAACTCGGTGTATCTTTGGAAAACTGGGACCACGTTGTGGATCAAATATTAAAACAATTCATCTAA
- a CDS encoding NADH:flavin oxidoreductase: MKTLFDTCNIGPMSLKNRLVRSATWENMTTDDGHMTDRLYTIYEELAKNEVGMIITGYANIVEEEQPNPGMMGIYDDAFIGEYALLTDRVHKHDSKIILQIAYGGTKTSYNVGDRTIFAPSDVPEKSSGTRGTPMTKADINYIVKAFAAAGKRAKTAGFDGVEIHAAHTYLINQFLSPYYNQRDDEYGGCLENRMRFLIEIYEAMREQAGDDFPILVKLTASEFFEGGQTFDETRAIAKALERLGVDGLEISGNIYGKAKSMAGRIFDGHELKKQGYFAEFGNIISQDVDIPVITVGGALRPGPYRNHAQ, translated from the coding sequence ATGAAAACACTTTTCGACACATGCAATATCGGCCCGATGTCGTTGAAAAACCGTCTGGTCCGCAGCGCGACATGGGAAAACATGACCACTGACGACGGCCACATGACAGATCGCCTATATACCATCTATGAGGAGTTGGCCAAAAACGAAGTCGGCATGATCATCACCGGATACGCCAACATTGTCGAAGAAGAGCAACCCAACCCCGGCATGATGGGGATATACGATGATGCGTTTATCGGCGAATACGCACTCCTGACAGACAGGGTCCACAAGCATGATTCCAAAATAATTTTGCAAATCGCCTATGGTGGAACCAAGACCAGCTACAATGTCGGCGACAGGACGATCTTCGCCCCGAGCGATGTTCCCGAAAAAAGCTCCGGCACACGCGGCACCCCCATGACCAAGGCGGATATCAATTACATCGTCAAGGCGTTTGCGGCTGCGGGCAAAAGAGCGAAAACAGCCGGTTTCGACGGCGTGGAAATCCACGCTGCCCACACCTATCTCATCAACCAATTCCTCAGCCCATACTACAACCAGCGCGACGACGAATACGGCGGTTGCCTGGAAAACCGCATGCGTTTCCTCATCGAGATATATGAAGCAATGCGCGAACAGGCGGGAGACGACTTCCCCATCCTCGTCAAACTGACGGCCAGCGAATTCTTCGAGGGCGGCCAGACCTTCGACGAAACACGGGCCATCGCCAAGGCACTGGAAAGACTGGGCGTTGACGGGCTGGAAATATCCGGCAACATCTACGGAAAAGCCAAATCAATGGCCGGGCGCATATTCGATGGCCACGAGCTCAAGAAGCAGGGCTACTTCGCCGAGTTCGGCAACATCATCAGCCAGGACGTCGACATCCCCGTCATCACCGTAGGGGGGGCTCTCCGACCCGGCCCATATCGAAACCATGCTCAATGA